A single region of the Acidithiobacillus acidisediminis genome encodes:
- the hemE gene encoding uroporphyrinogen decarboxylase — translation MNAPKSERFLRACRGEEVDCTPVWLMRQAGRYLPEYRATRAQVSGFLELCQTPELACEVTLQPLRRFDLDAAILFSDILTVPHAMGMELDFLEGEGPVFRQPLRRSEDLRRLGQPDPEEDLRYVMDAVRLIRHELDGRVPLIGFAGSPWTLACYMIEGRGSRDFLHAKSWLYSDPESLEELLNRLVTALTGYLRAQAAAGAQALMLFDTWGGTLSTPAYHRFSLAPMRRVIAALRESTETAELPIILFSKGGGNWLEAMAKSGANVIGLDWSTEIAPARKRLGRDIAVQGNLDPIALYGQPTLLRAEIDRILCANAGRPGHIFNLGHGITPQTPIANVELLVETVHACNGCSNDSVYEEY, via the coding sequence ATGAACGCGCCCAAGTCTGAGCGTTTTCTGCGCGCCTGCCGCGGCGAAGAGGTCGACTGTACCCCCGTCTGGCTGATGCGACAGGCGGGACGCTATTTGCCAGAATACCGCGCCACCCGGGCACAGGTAAGCGGATTTCTGGAACTTTGCCAGACCCCGGAGCTGGCCTGCGAAGTTACCTTGCAGCCCCTGCGACGCTTTGATCTTGATGCCGCCATCCTGTTCTCCGACATCCTCACCGTACCCCACGCGATGGGGATGGAACTCGATTTTCTCGAGGGCGAAGGGCCGGTTTTCCGCCAACCATTACGCCGGAGCGAGGATCTTCGTCGCCTCGGACAGCCCGACCCTGAAGAGGATCTGCGCTATGTGATGGATGCAGTACGCCTCATCCGCCACGAGCTGGACGGCCGTGTACCCCTGATTGGCTTTGCTGGCAGCCCTTGGACCCTGGCTTGTTACATGATCGAGGGGCGTGGTAGCCGCGATTTTCTGCACGCCAAGAGCTGGCTCTACTCGGATCCCGAGAGTCTGGAAGAACTACTCAACCGTCTTGTGACCGCATTAACGGGCTATTTGCGCGCCCAGGCAGCAGCGGGAGCCCAGGCGTTGATGCTTTTTGATACCTGGGGTGGCACCTTGAGCACTCCGGCCTATCACCGTTTCTCTCTTGCTCCCATGCGGCGGGTTATTGCGGCGCTGCGCGAAAGCACGGAGACCGCAGAGCTGCCCATCATTCTCTTCAGTAAAGGGGGAGGAAACTGGTTGGAGGCCATGGCGAAGAGTGGTGCCAACGTCATCGGTCTGGATTGGAGCACCGAAATCGCACCCGCACGTAAGCGTCTAGGAAGGGATATTGCCGTGCAAGGGAATCTCGATCCCATCGCCCTCTACGGACAGCCCACCTTACTGCGCGCGGAAATCGATCGGATTCTCTGTGCCAATGCCGGTCGTCCCGGCCATATTTTCAATCTCGGCCACGGAATTACGCCCCAGACGCCCATCGCCAATGTCGAACTCCTGGTGGAAACCGTCCATGCGTGCAATGGCTGTAGCAACGACAGCGTCTACGAAGAATACTGA
- a CDS encoding lysophospholipid acyltransferase family protein gives MKFRRRRQNSPAHAQLIPYPSDRILRRSRSRAYRRLWRVPALALHLAIAFPLSWWYYGRHQTIDARSLAVFRWWCGVALRILGIRLRVAGTLPQAPVMLAANHVSYLDILALAALSPGQFVAKKEMAAWPLFGRLAGRLGTFFIDRNDARASQRVLKNAAEVLRDGRILTIFPEGTTSDGNDVGEFFAAPFETAVNAQSKVMPVTLRYEDLLRPGHADRLCPFIGEDTLAGHLWRLTASAPLTLRVHFGTALSPELGRRELAKETQRLIREALRRMEEGAEITYLDPARHRLRSAWEAWRQRSQSH, from the coding sequence ATGAAGTTCCGTCGACGACGACAAAATTCTCCCGCCCACGCGCAATTGATCCCGTATCCCAGCGACCGCATTCTGCGGCGCAGTCGATCCCGCGCATACCGGCGCCTGTGGCGAGTCCCCGCCCTCGCCCTGCACTTGGCGATCGCTTTTCCTCTGAGCTGGTGGTACTACGGTCGCCATCAAACCATAGACGCACGGTCGCTTGCGGTTTTTCGCTGGTGGTGTGGTGTTGCCTTGCGCATCCTGGGGATCCGCCTGCGGGTAGCCGGTACGTTGCCGCAAGCACCGGTGATGCTGGCGGCCAATCATGTCTCCTATCTCGACATTCTCGCCTTGGCCGCGTTGTCTCCGGGCCAGTTCGTGGCGAAGAAAGAAATGGCAGCGTGGCCTCTCTTCGGTCGCTTGGCAGGCCGGCTAGGGACTTTTTTTATTGATCGGAACGACGCTCGAGCGAGCCAGCGCGTGCTCAAGAATGCTGCGGAAGTGTTGCGCGATGGGCGGATTCTCACCATCTTCCCGGAAGGAACTACCAGCGATGGTAATGATGTCGGGGAATTTTTTGCCGCCCCCTTTGAGACTGCGGTCAATGCGCAAAGTAAGGTGATGCCCGTTACCCTGCGCTACGAGGACCTCTTACGGCCCGGCCACGCCGACCGTCTCTGCCCCTTTATCGGCGAAGATACCCTCGCCGGGCATCTATGGCGCCTCACTGCCTCCGCACCCCTCACATTACGGGTGCATTTTGGTACAGCGCTGTCTCCAGAGCTGGGTCGGCGAGAACTCGCCAAAGAGACTCAGCGTTTGATCCGCGAAGCATTGCGACGAATGGAAGAGGGCGCGGAAATTACCTATCTCGACCCCGCCCGCCACCGCTTACGCTCTGCCTGGGAGGCTTGGCGCCAACGCAGTCAGTCACATTGA
- a CDS encoding GNAT family N-acetyltransferase encodes MLNTQAQKSMGRNTGKGERSLRLYLARHQDEVEAAQRLRYRVFSAEFGAQLSGPPGIDQDEYDPFCEHLIVEDEVRQEVVGTYRLFLPEQVANVGRYYAQTEFDLSRPLALGSRVMELGRSCVHPDYRQGAVIVLLWSGLAEAMSMWDIDHLMGCASVHSTDGPALGALYRSLAEQMVPVEQRVFPLRTVPAFDVTAQVEPVELPSLLKGYLRAGVRLGGEPYWDPQFHCADFFVWCDSRLITSRYQQRFLDPVAQGK; translated from the coding sequence ATGCTCAATACGCAAGCTCAGAAAAGTATGGGACGTAACACCGGGAAAGGGGAGCGCTCACTGCGCTTGTACCTTGCCCGCCATCAGGACGAGGTGGAGGCCGCGCAACGCCTACGCTACAGAGTGTTCAGCGCTGAGTTCGGGGCACAGCTCAGCGGCCCACCAGGAATCGATCAGGATGAATATGATCCCTTTTGTGAGCACTTGATTGTCGAAGATGAGGTGCGGCAGGAGGTCGTTGGTACCTATCGATTGTTTCTTCCGGAGCAGGTAGCCAATGTGGGCCGCTACTATGCGCAGACCGAATTCGATCTTTCTCGACCGTTAGCGCTTGGCTCTCGGGTCATGGAATTAGGCCGCTCCTGTGTTCATCCGGATTATCGCCAGGGAGCGGTGATTGTCCTACTGTGGTCTGGTCTGGCCGAGGCCATGAGTATGTGGGATATCGACCATCTCATGGGTTGCGCTAGCGTACACAGCACAGACGGTCCCGCCTTGGGTGCGTTATACCGGTCGTTGGCAGAGCAGATGGTTCCGGTGGAGCAACGCGTCTTTCCCTTGCGGACGGTACCCGCTTTTGATGTGACAGCGCAGGTTGAGCCGGTAGAGTTGCCGAGTCTCCTCAAAGGCTACCTGCGGGCGGGGGTGCGACTAGGTGGGGAGCCGTACTGGGACCCGCAGTTCCATTGTGCGGACTTCTTTGTCTGGTGTGACTCTCGCCTCATTACCTCCCGCTACCAACAGCGCTTTCTGGATCCTGTAGCACAAGGCAAATGA